The nucleotide sequence AAGCCGGGTGACAAGGTCACGCAGGAGCGCGTCACCAAAGCGTTCCAGAAGCTTCGTAAGAAGTACACCAAGCAGAATCGCCTGGAATCGCAGATTTCGATTACCGACCGCATCTACAACGAGGACACGAATACGGTCGACTACGTGTTCAAAATCGAGCGAGGGCCCACGGTCGATATTCATCTGGAGGGTGCCAGCATCAGTCAAGGGCGCCTGAAGAAACTTGTGCCTGTGTATGAAGAGCACGCGGTAGACAACGATCTGCTGAACGAAGGCCGGCGCAACATCCGGGACCACCTCCAGACACAAGGCTACTTCGACACCAAGGTGAACTTTCAGCAGGACTTCGATAAGGAAAAGGATCACCTGCACGTGATCTATGACGTAGACCGTGGCGAAAAACACGATTTGGTCAAAGTGGGATTCAATATCGAGCCGGGTACCTACATCAGTCCGGGGCTTACAGGTCCATACTTCGGCGAGAGCGAACTGCTGGAGCGTGTGCAAGTCCAGGCGAGGAGCCTGATCCTCTCCCACGGGCGGTTCAGCCAGGCGATGATGACGCAGGACGTCGAAAACCTGGTCGCGCTCTACAAGTCAAACGGGTTCCTTGAGGTGAAGGTAGAAAGCACGCTACAAAGCGACTACAACGGAAAGGCCGGCGATATGGCGGTCTTCTACAAAATCGTAGAAGGTCCCCAAACTCGCGTTGGGTCCATCACCATACAAGGAAGCGCAACCTTCGGCCGCGACCAGTTGCCCGAACTTCAGACCTCCGAAGGACAGGCGTACGCTGACACCAACATTGCCCTCGATCGCGATACCATCCTGAACTTCTACTTCGATAAAGGATTCCCGGACACTCAATTCGAGGCGAAGGTCAGCCCCACTCCGAACCAGCCACACAGCATGGATGTGACGTACACGATCGTGGAAGGGCAGCAGTTCTTCGTGGACCGCATCCTGACCTCGCAGTTAGATTTCACGCGCCCACAAACGGTGCGCCGGCAATTCGACATCCAGCCCGGAGATCCGCTGAGCCAGTCAAAGCTGTCGAACACACAGTCGAACCTCTACAACCTCGGGGTCTTCAACGAAGTTCGAATGGCGGTGCAGAACCCTGATGGACAGGCCAAATACAAAGACGTCCTCATGCAGTTTCAGGAAGCACGCCGCTGGACATTCAATTACGGTTTGGGCTTCGAAGTCACTACCAGTTCACCGGACCAGCAGTCCTGTCAACGATTAGCCGAACAGGGGCAGACGTCGCTAGCATGCAGCGAGGGGCGCTACGGAGCCAGCCCCAGGGCATCGTTCGGTATCAGCCGAATCAACTTCCGCGGCTTGGCCCATACGATCACTTTCAAATCCACCGTTGGCCGTCTGCAACGGCGCGCGCTGTTCAGTTATGAAGCTCCCAGATGGTTCGGAAAGCCGAATTGGAAGCTTACATTCACGTCGTTTTACGACAACTCAATCAACGTCACAACGTTCACTTCGGAGCGGCTGGAAAGTTCAATCCAAGCAGAGCAGACGTATAGCAAGGTCAGCCACTTTCTCTATCGACTTGCCTATCGCCGTGTAAAAGCCAGCGACCTTGTGGTTTCTCCGGACCAGGTGCCGCTGTATTCGCGGCCGGTTCGCGTCGCCATGCCGAGTTTTACTTACATCCGCGACAAGCGCGACGACCCAATCGACACCAAGAACGGAAATTTCACTTCCTTCGATACGGGCGTTGCTTCGCGGTACTTCGGATCGCAGGCCAGTTTTGGCCGTTTCCTGATTCAGAACGCCACATATCATCCATTCAAAGGGAAGAAATGGGTTTTCGCCCGGAACCTGCGGCTGGGGGTCGCGGAGCCCTTCGGCGACGACTTCATCCCGTTGCCGGAGCGCTTCTTCGCAGGAGGTTCAAACCTCTTGCGTGGGTTCTCGTTGAATCAGGCTGGCCCACGCGATCTACAAACGGGCAGCCCGCTCGGTGGTAATGCTGTCGTGGTGAATAGCTTGGAATTGAGAACTCCGCCATTGGTGCTTCCGTGGGTCAACAATAACCTTAGCTTTGCGTTCTTCCACGATGCTGGCAACGTCTTTACCGACGCCACTGAGATGGCACACAACATCTTCCGATGGAGCCAGAAGAACCCAGAAGACTGCAGAAACGAATCCCGGTCGAGCCTATGTAGCTTCGCGTATATCTCGCATGCCGTGGGAACCGGCATCCGATATAAGACGCCGATCGGACCCATGCGCGTGGACATCGGTTACAACCTGAATCCAACGACATACCCGACTTTTGAGCCGGGAGACAATTCCACCACCGTCTTTGTTCCACGCGTAACCCGGCGCTGGAACGTGTTCTTCAGTATTGGGCAGACATTCTGATGAAGCGAATCGCACAGCTCGCAGGCTTGGTACTGATGCTCGGCGCACTTTGTTTCGCGCAGGGCGAAGTCCTGGACCGCGTGATTGCCGTCGTCAACGATACCCCGATCTTCCAGAGCGATTGGGAGGTGGCGCTCCGTTGCGAGGCGATGTTGAATTCGCGCGAACCGGAAAGCTTTACGCCCGAGGAACAACGAGATGTCTTCAACCGCATGGTCGACCAGGAACTGATTCGGCAGCAGATCCGCGGTTTCCTCATGACGCCGGTCTCCGACGGTGACGTGCTCGCAAAGATGAAGGAAGTTCGTTCGCAATTCCCTGGTGCGGAAAGCGACAAAAGGTGGAGAGCAATGCTGGAGCAGCACGGGATCACCGAAAGTGAATTCAGGGCGCGGATTCGAAACCAGGTTGAGATCCTGCGCTTTCTCGAACTCAGGCTGCGCCCGCTCGTGCGGGTGGACTTCCGCACGGTGTCAAACTACTACCGCGAGCAATACCTCCCGGAAGTCCGCAAACAGGGCGGGAAGGAACAGCCGCTGAATGAGGTCTCCGGCAAAATTCGGGAGATCCTGACGCAGCAGAGAATGGACGAACAGGTTGCGGTATGGCTCCAGACGCTGCGTGAAAGTGCTGTGATCGAATTTTCTCCGCCGGCTGCCGACACTCAGGATCAGCAGGGAAACGAAAGCAAGTAGATGGAAGAAACGCCAAAGACGAATCGCCGCCGCAGGATCGTGGTTCAGGCAACGATCGGGCTCACCCTGATCGTCCTCGTCGTCTTGGCCGGGTGGTATTCGAACAGCTCGCAGTTTCAGCAGTTCGTGCGTGGGAAGCTAGTTTCACATCTCGAGGACATTACTGGTGGCCGTGTGGAGATGCAGAGCTTCCAGTGGAACCTGTCGAAGCTCGAGTTCGACATCCGCAATGTAACCATTCACGGTACTGAGGCTGCGGGCGAGATCCCTTACGCTCACGCCGACCGCCTTTTGATCCGCGCCAAGATACTTTCTTTCTTCAGCCGCGAGATCGGGCTCAGAGAGCTGTACATCGAGCATCCGGTGATCCATATCATCGTTTATCCGGATGGCCGTACGAATCAGCCCACACCGAAGGCGGTGCAGAAATCAGGCAAGGGAGCGGTCCAGCAGATCTTCGAGTTGGCCATCAACCACGCGCAGGTCGCGGACGGCTTCCTTATCGTGAATGAACGAAGAATGCCGCTCGACTTCGATGCCAGCCAGGTGAAGGCAACGATGGACTATGTGCCCACCGGCAAACGATACGATGGCAAAATCGGCATCGTTGCACTGAACGCCAAATATGCGAAGTTTCTTCCGGCGAGCGCGACGGCGGAGCTCAACTTCCGTTTACATCCGGACAGGGTGGAGATGAACAATCTTTACCTTGTGTCAGGCAATTCGAAACTCAACGCAAGGGGAACGCTGACGAATTTCAGGAAGCCCTCTATAGACGTAACCTACACGGCGAATCTCAATGCCGGCGAGATCTCGCGCATCATCAACATGCGAGAGATTCGCGTGGGCTCCGTGGATGTGAACGGCACGGCGCATTACGAAACCGCGGCCTTCACGGCAAAGGGAAAGGCTGTCGGACATGGGCTGGAATATCGAACTGCAGAGCTGCGATTAAAGAACGTGGATGCGGCAGGCGAGTTCAGCCTTGATCCTCGCACGTTCAATCTGTCGCATCTCGTGGCGCGGGTAATGGGTGGCATCGTGAAGGGCGATATTGCGGTTGCGAATTGGTCGCGCGCGCCGCAATCCACAGATAAGACCGCGATACTGCCGACAGGCTCGGCAAACCTTAAGTTCGACAACATGCCGGCCCGCCTGTTTGCTGAGGCCGTGTCTACCAACAATCTTGATCTGGTTAGCCTGAACCCTGTCGGAATGGGCAGAGGCTCTCTCAACGTGAGATGGAAAGGCAGCCTCAAGCGCGCTGTTGCCGATATCGACGTTGCCGTTGTTCCACCGGCCAACGTTGCCGAGGGGCAACTTCCGGTAACGGGCGAACTACGGGGCACATATGAGACAGCCCCCCGCACTTTGCAGGTCTCATCGTTGAATGTTTCTACCCCGGACGCGCGCTTGAACGCTCGCGGCACAATTGGCAGCAGGGAACGACTTCAGCTGGCCCTGGAAGTCACCGAATTGTCGAGGATGAGACCGATGTTCACGGTGCTGCGGCGTCAGGGCACCGCCATGTCGGACCTTACCGGACAGCTGAAGTTCGATGGCAGCGTCAGCGGCTCCCTTCGTTCCCCAGCGGTCAAAGGACACGCTCAGGTTTCCAATTTCACGTTCCCGCTGGCAGCATTGATGCCAGCGAAAGTACAGGCGGTGCCGCAGAGAATCCATATCGACTCCGGCTCTGCCGATCTGGCTTATTCTCAGCAGTCATTGTTGATTCAGAATGGGAAGATTACGCACCAGAAAGCAGAGGCTTCGTTCGATCTGCAGGCCGGCCTGTTTCAGGGAGAGTTCCTTGCGGCGAGCCCTCTTCAGGCGCGTGTATCGATTAAGGATGCGGACTTTGCCGAGTTGCAAGCAATTGCTGGTTACAACTATCCAGTGCAGGGGACGCTCGCAACAAACCTGAACATTTCCGGCACGAAGGGGAACCTGCAGGGCGGCGGCCATGTGCAACTCACCAATGCAACGCTCTACGGCGAACCTGTTCGATCTGCCTCCGCTGACATTCGCCTGGTGGGTCAGGAAGTCCGCGTTGAAAATCTTCAGATGGTGCAGAACGGTTCGAGAATCGCGGGTTCCGGATTTTTCAATCTGTCCAGCACGGCGTTCCGGTTTGACGTTTCGGGCACGAACATTGACCTCGCGAAGATTAAGAACCTGGGCAATCGGCGCGGGACGGTTGCTGGAATGGTGAACTTCACTGCGACAGGCTCGGGCACCACATCGAGACCCGTCATCAGTGCCAGTGCACGACTCCAGAACCTGGTCATTAATGGCGAGCGTGTTGGTAATGCCAATATAACCGCTGTGACGCAGGGCGATGTCTTGCGTTTGACGGCACGCTCCAATTTCCAGAATGCCGCACTTACGACCGATGGCACAGTGAAGATCGGAGATCCATTGTGGCCGGCAAACATCACGGTGCGGTTCACCAATTTCGACTTCATGCCATTTCTCCAGCCGTTGTTGCAAGGACGCTTGAGCGCGAAGTCGTACGTGGGCGGATCCTTCACCGTCCAGGGCCCGCTGCGCCAACCGCGCAGTCTCACGATGGTGGCTGAAATTCCCACTTTCAGGGCCGACCTTCAGGGCGTGGAACTGAAGAACCCCGAGCCGATTCGCGCCAGCATGATGAATCAGTTGATCCGCATCGACAGCTTCAAACTGGTCGGACCGGACACCCAAATGGATGCGCGCGGCTCCATCGACCTGAAAGGCGACAGGCGTATTCGTGTGCGAACGAATGGACGGCTGAACATGAAGCTGGCTCAGTCGTTCAATGAGGACATCACCTCGGCTGGCTTAATTGACTTCAACATGAGTCTCGGCGGGGTGGTGGGCAATCCGACGGTGCAGGGCGAAGTTCACGTGATCAACGGGTCCGTGAACCTTATCGACTTCCCGAATGGCTTGAGCAACATCAATGGTTCGTTGGTATTTACGGAAGACCGCATCCAGGTCCAGTCGCTCGCAGCGCATACGGGTGGAGGTGATATCCAGATCGGCGGATCTGCAACATACAGCCCTCGTCTCTCCTTCAATCTCACCGCGACCGGTCAGGATATCCGCATGCGCTATCCGCAAGGCGTCAGTTCGACCGGCAATCTCGATCTCAAGCTGACCGGAACAATGCAGAACGCTACGCTTTCGGGCGACATCACGGTTACCCGTTTCGGCCTTAACAACCAATTCGACATCGCGCAATATTTGGCAAAGAGTAGCCGCCCAGTCGAGACCCCGAGCACATCTCTGCTGAACGCACTTCATCTGAACCTGCACGTGGTCTCCACGCCCGAGTTGCAGGTCCAAAGCTCGCTCGGCAGGCTTGCGGGAAACGTCGATTTGAACCTTCGCGGAGTAGCGGCGAATCCGGTGGTGTTAGGCCGCGTGAATTTAACGGAAGGGCAAATCTCGCTCAACGCACAAACCTACCGTCTGGAACGCGGCGACGTTCTATTCACGAATCCGGCCAGAACCGAGCCCACGATCGACCTTGAAGCTACCACGCGCGTTCGCGACTATGAACTCACCGTCCATCTGGCCGGCCAGCCTACTCGCGGCCTCCGCCCGACGTTTCGCTCTGATCCGCCGTTGCAGGAAGCCGATATTATCAATCTGCTGGCCTTCGGACGCACGCGAGAGGAATCTCAGAGCATGACCGCCCAGACCAACAGCGCCTTTACAGAGAGCGTCTCCAACGCTGTTCTGGGGCAGGCCATCAATACCGCTGTGAGCGATCGCGTGCAGAGGCTGTTCGGTGTGAGCCGGGTAAAGATTTCTCCGGAGATCGGCAGCACCACCAACAACCCAACCGCGCAGGTCACCATTGAGCAGCAGGTTTCAAACAAGGTAACCATCACCTACATCACCAACCTTACGCAGTCCTCGCAGCAGTCCATTTTTGTGGAATACAACATCAACCCGAACGTTTCTCTCGTAACCGGGCGCGACCAGTACGGGGTGGTCTCATTCGACGTGCGTATCCGCCATAGAAAACGGTAAAGGGAGAAATCAATGCCATTCGTAAAGCTCACAACCATTTCGGAGTTGCCACCCGAAGGAGAAGCTCGTGAGTTCGAAATCCACGGCAAAACGATTTGCATCGCCAACACGGGCTTGGAATGCGCTGCCATGGACAACGTCTGCGCCCATCGCGGAGGCCCACTTGGTCAAGGTGTGGTCGATGGCAACAAGATTGTTTGCCCCTGGCATGGATGGATGTTCGACGTGAATACCGGGGCTTCTGCTCACAATCCCAATGTGCGCGTCCAGACGTATCCGCTCAAGATCGAAGGCGACGATGTCCTGATCGGGCTGGACGATTAGCCGAGCAGCTTCAGAAAATACCCTACGTTGTTCTCAAACCCCGGAAACACTCTCTCCAACTGCCAGCTTCCAAGATGCCGGTAAACAACCTCACCTAGTACCCGGC is from Terriglobales bacterium and encodes:
- a CDS encoding POTRA domain-containing protein, giving the protein MAVLALACLPLTARAQTPETKTPTGAVSPAAVPSLPPVRNLSSYQGMVVRDIVFQGIQEDNQASSHLRDVVAQEVGKPLDRQKLRDSLQALYKTGRFADLQVRAQQTSPNELTLVFVGKPNYFVGSLTASGAPGRPSNNQLIDSSKLRLGEVVNSGKIDQALTRIRTVLRDNGLYRAAVTVQRKEHPETQLVDLHFQITPGEPARVGRVTVEGSAGYSESEIADIANMKPGDKVTQERVTKAFQKLRKKYTKQNRLESQISITDRIYNEDTNTVDYVFKIERGPTVDIHLEGASISQGRLKKLVPVYEEHAVDNDLLNEGRRNIRDHLQTQGYFDTKVNFQQDFDKEKDHLHVIYDVDRGEKHDLVKVGFNIEPGTYISPGLTGPYFGESELLERVQVQARSLILSHGRFSQAMMTQDVENLVALYKSNGFLEVKVESTLQSDYNGKAGDMAVFYKIVEGPQTRVGSITIQGSATFGRDQLPELQTSEGQAYADTNIALDRDTILNFYFDKGFPDTQFEAKVSPTPNQPHSMDVTYTIVEGQQFFVDRILTSQLDFTRPQTVRRQFDIQPGDPLSQSKLSNTQSNLYNLGVFNEVRMAVQNPDGQAKYKDVLMQFQEARRWTFNYGLGFEVTTSSPDQQSCQRLAEQGQTSLACSEGRYGASPRASFGISRINFRGLAHTITFKSTVGRLQRRALFSYEAPRWFGKPNWKLTFTSFYDNSINVTTFTSERLESSIQAEQTYSKVSHFLYRLAYRRVKASDLVVSPDQVPLYSRPVRVAMPSFTYIRDKRDDPIDTKNGNFTSFDTGVASRYFGSQASFGRFLIQNATYHPFKGKKWVFARNLRLGVAEPFGDDFIPLPERFFAGGSNLLRGFSLNQAGPRDLQTGSPLGGNAVVVNSLELRTPPLVLPWVNNNLSFAFFHDAGNVFTDATEMAHNIFRWSQKNPEDCRNESRSSLCSFAYISHAVGTGIRYKTPIGPMRVDIGYNLNPTTYPTFEPGDNSTTVFVPRVTRRWNVFFSIGQTF
- a CDS encoding SurA N-terminal domain-containing protein — translated: MKRIAQLAGLVLMLGALCFAQGEVLDRVIAVVNDTPIFQSDWEVALRCEAMLNSREPESFTPEEQRDVFNRMVDQELIRQQIRGFLMTPVSDGDVLAKMKEVRSQFPGAESDKRWRAMLEQHGITESEFRARIRNQVEILRFLELRLRPLVRVDFRTVSNYYREQYLPEVRKQGGKEQPLNEVSGKIREILTQQRMDEQVAVWLQTLRESAVIEFSPPAADTQDQQGNESK
- a CDS encoding translocation/assembly module TamB domain-containing protein; the encoded protein is MEETPKTNRRRRIVVQATIGLTLIVLVVLAGWYSNSSQFQQFVRGKLVSHLEDITGGRVEMQSFQWNLSKLEFDIRNVTIHGTEAAGEIPYAHADRLLIRAKILSFFSREIGLRELYIEHPVIHIIVYPDGRTNQPTPKAVQKSGKGAVQQIFELAINHAQVADGFLIVNERRMPLDFDASQVKATMDYVPTGKRYDGKIGIVALNAKYAKFLPASATAELNFRLHPDRVEMNNLYLVSGNSKLNARGTLTNFRKPSIDVTYTANLNAGEISRIINMREIRVGSVDVNGTAHYETAAFTAKGKAVGHGLEYRTAELRLKNVDAAGEFSLDPRTFNLSHLVARVMGGIVKGDIAVANWSRAPQSTDKTAILPTGSANLKFDNMPARLFAEAVSTNNLDLVSLNPVGMGRGSLNVRWKGSLKRAVADIDVAVVPPANVAEGQLPVTGELRGTYETAPRTLQVSSLNVSTPDARLNARGTIGSRERLQLALEVTELSRMRPMFTVLRRQGTAMSDLTGQLKFDGSVSGSLRSPAVKGHAQVSNFTFPLAALMPAKVQAVPQRIHIDSGSADLAYSQQSLLIQNGKITHQKAEASFDLQAGLFQGEFLAASPLQARVSIKDADFAELQAIAGYNYPVQGTLATNLNISGTKGNLQGGGHVQLTNATLYGEPVRSASADIRLVGQEVRVENLQMVQNGSRIAGSGFFNLSSTAFRFDVSGTNIDLAKIKNLGNRRGTVAGMVNFTATGSGTTSRPVISASARLQNLVINGERVGNANITAVTQGDVLRLTARSNFQNAALTTDGTVKIGDPLWPANITVRFTNFDFMPFLQPLLQGRLSAKSYVGGSFTVQGPLRQPRSLTMVAEIPTFRADLQGVELKNPEPIRASMMNQLIRIDSFKLVGPDTQMDARGSIDLKGDRRIRVRTNGRLNMKLAQSFNEDITSAGLIDFNMSLGGVVGNPTVQGEVHVINGSVNLIDFPNGLSNINGSLVFTEDRIQVQSLAAHTGGGDIQIGGSATYSPRLSFNLTATGQDIRMRYPQGVSSTGNLDLKLTGTMQNATLSGDITVTRFGLNNQFDIAQYLAKSSRPVETPSTSLLNALHLNLHVVSTPELQVQSSLGRLAGNVDLNLRGVAANPVVLGRVNLTEGQISLNAQTYRLERGDVLFTNPARTEPTIDLEATTRVRDYELTVHLAGQPTRGLRPTFRSDPPLQEADIINLLAFGRTREESQSMTAQTNSAFTESVSNAVLGQAINTAVSDRVQRLFGVSRVKISPEIGSTTNNPTAQVTIEQQVSNKVTITYITNLTQSSQQSIFVEYNINPNVSLVTGRDQYGVVSFDVRIRHRKR
- a CDS encoding Rieske 2Fe-2S domain-containing protein, which translates into the protein MPFVKLTTISELPPEGEAREFEIHGKTICIANTGLECAAMDNVCAHRGGPLGQGVVDGNKIVCPWHGWMFDVNTGASAHNPNVRVQTYPLKIEGDDVLIGLDD